TGATCTCCCCGTACCCCTCCGGGGCGAGGAGGTCGTCGCAGAGCACCAGGTCCTCCCGCTCCGGGTGCTGCTTCATGTAGAAGGCCTTGACCCCCTTGGGGTAGCACTCCACGAAGACGGGCTTCTCGAACTGCTGGGTGAGCAGGGTCTCGTCGTCCCCCCCGAAGTCGTCCCCGTAGGGGATGTCGCTGCCCAGCTTCTGGAGGATGCCCACCGCCTCGTCGTAGGTGATGTGGGGGAAGGGAGGGACGATGCGCTCCAGGAGGGAAGTGTCCCTCTCCAGGAAGGCCAGCTCCGGGCGGCAGTGCTCCAGCACCTGGGCCACCACGTGGCACACCAGGTCCTCCTGGAGGGCCATGTTGTCCTTATGGTCGAAGAACGCCGCCTCCGGTTCGATCATCCAGAACTCCGTGAGGTGTCGTCGGGTCTTGGACTTCTCCGCCCGGAAGGTGGGGCCGAAGCAGTAGACCCGGCCGTAGGCCGCCGCGGCGGCCTCCAGGTAGAGCTGTCCCGTCTGGGCCAGATAGGCCTTCCCCTGGTCGAAGTAGTCCAGCTCGAAGAGGCCGTCCGCCCCCTCGCCGATGGAGCCCGTGAGGATGGGGCTGTCCACCAGGAGGAAGCCCCGGTCGTGCAGGTAGGTGCGGCAGGAGAGGATCACCCGGTCCCGGATCTTGAGGATGGCCTGCTGGCGGTGGCTGCGCAGCCAGAGGTGCCGGTTGTCCAGGAGGAAGTCGATGCCGTGCTCCTTCTTGGTGATGGGGTACTCCTCCACGGGGTTGGAGACCACCACCAGGTCCGAGACGGAGAGTTCGAACCCCGAGGGGGCCCGCTCGTCCCGGCGAACCGTGCCCCGCACCTCCACGGAGGCCTCGATCCAGAGGCCCTTGGCGGCCTGAAAGGTCTCCTCGGGCACGGCGGTCCGCTCCATGACCCCTTGGATGAAGCCCGATCCGTCCCGGATCTGGAGGAAATGGATCTTGCCGGAGCTGCGTTTGTTGTAGATCCAG
The sequence above is drawn from the Aminomonas paucivorans DSM 12260 genome and encodes:
- the asnS gene encoding asparagine--tRNA ligase is translated as MEAPWIRIVDLAPHEGQEVTLKGWIYNKRSSGKIHFLQIRDGSGFIQGVMERTAVPEETFQAAKGLWIEASVEVRGTVRRDERAPSGFELSVSDLVVVSNPVEEYPITKKEHGIDFLLDNRHLWLRSHRQQAILKIRDRVILSCRTYLHDRGFLLVDSPILTGSIGEGADGLFELDYFDQGKAYLAQTGQLYLEAAAAAYGRVYCFGPTFRAEKSKTRRHLTEFWMIEPEAAFFDHKDNMALQEDLVCHVVAQVLEHCRPELAFLERDTSLLERIVPPFPHITYDEAVGILQKLGSDIPYGDDFGGDDETLLTQQFEKPVFVECYPKGVKAFYMKQHPEREDLVLCDDLLAPEGYGEIIGGSQREDDLDRLLGRIREQKLPEESYSWYLDQRRFGSFPHSGFGMGIERLVAWICGLQHIREAIPWPRTIYRIHP